The Levilactobacillus namurensis genomic interval GGTCCACGGGATCATCGACGGGTACCTGCAGACGGATCAGGGCATCATCCTCTTCGACTACAAGACCGACCACGTGAACCCCGACCGGTTAGATACCAGTGTGGCGCGGTTAGTCAACAAGTATGGTGGGCAGATCAACCTTTACGCGACCGCCTTACACCAGATGACCGGCCATCCGGTCTTGGGTCAGTACCTGTATCTCTTGTCGGTAGGCCAGTTAGTACCGGTTCCCCGGCGAGATCTGGACGACCCCTCAACGGCTGAATAAGTTAACCTAAATCAAAAAATCGGCGGCTAGTTGTAAGCAACTAGTCGCCGATTTTAATTACGAATGAATCATGATTAAGGACGTTAGGATGGCAATCAGGACCACCATCACCGCCACCACACCGCCTAAGTATTTGGAGAAGTGGTGGTCGCGGTGGAGCAGGTAGCCCAGGATGCCCAGCAGAGCCACCAACGCGATGGTGGTTAGGATGATGAGCTTGATCTTGACGTCAAAGTCTGCAGAAATCATGGCGGTAACTTCCTTCCGGGGATTTAGTCCCCATTATATCAGCCTTTGGTGACGGACGGAACTGGAATGGTGGTGTCCGTTCGGCAGGTAGCACTACCGCATCTCAAGCGTGAGGGCCATCCCCATACCGCCACCGATACACATCGCGGCCAATCCCCGGTGTTGGCCGGTTCGGCGCAGTTCGTGCAGTAGGGTGACCACGATGCGGGTTCCGGAAGCACCTAGGGGGTGTCCCAGGGCGATGGCGCCCCCGTTAACGTTGACCTTATCCGCGGGAAGCTGGAGGTCCCGCGTTACGGCGACGGATTGGGCTGCGAAGGCTTCGTTCAGCTCGAAACGGTCGATATCCGAGACGGCGAGCTGTTGTTTCTGGAGAACTTGGGCGATGGCTTCCTTGGGCGCGTAGCCCATGAGGGCGGGATCGATGCCGACTTCTTGAAAGCCGGTCAGGGTGGCCAGGTATGGCAGGTGAGCCGCTTCGGCCGCTGACTTGCGCATCAAGACCATGGCTGCCGCCCCGTCGTTGAGTCCGGCGGAATTTCCGGCGGTCACGGTACCGTCGGGTTTGAAGGCCGACGGTAAGGCGGCGAGCTTGGCTAACGAAGTGGTCGGCCGCACGCCTTCATCGCGGCTGACCAGGGTGTCGCCCACGGGGACGGGGATGATTTCGTCAGCGAAACGGTGCTCGACTTGGGCCACTGCGGCCTTTTGTTGGGAGGCCAGGGCGAACGCATCCTGTTCTTCGCGGGTGACGTGGTAGGTGGTGGCGACGTTTTCCGCCGTGATGCCCATGGGATAGCCGTGGAAGGCGTCCGTGAGCCCATCGCGACTGAGCCCGTCGACCAGTTGAATATCGCCGAATTTGTGCCCGAAACGGGTGTGGGGACTCAGGTAGGGCGCTTGGCTCATGCTTTCAGCCCCCCCGACCAGGACCGCGTCGGCGTCGCCCATCAAGATGGCGCTTTGGCCCAACCGGATGGCCTTGAGACTGGACCCACAGACCTGGTTGACCGTCATGGCGGTGCTGGAGACGGGCAGACCGGCGTTTAATTCGACTTGGCGGGCGACGTTTTGCCCCAGACCGGCTTGAACCACCGTGCCGAAAATGGTTTGTTGAATCTGGTCAGCGGCTAACCCGCTGCGTTGGATGGCCGCCTTGGCGGCAAGCGTGCCCAGTTGAACGGCAGAGACGCTTTGTAAGGCGCGCCCCAGCTTCCCGATGGGAGTGCGGACAGCGCTTAAAA includes:
- a CDS encoding acetyl-CoA C-acetyltransferase codes for the protein MVDEVVILSAVRTPIGKLGRALQSVSAVQLGTLAAKAAIQRSGLAADQIQQTIFGTVVQAGLGQNVARQVELNAGLPVSSTAMTVNQVCGSSLKAIRLGQSAILMGDADAVLVGGAESMSQAPYLSPHTRFGHKFGDIQLVDGLSRDGLTDAFHGYPMGITAENVATTYHVTREEQDAFALASQQKAAVAQVEHRFADEIIPVPVGDTLVSRDEGVRPTTSLAKLAALPSAFKPDGTVTAGNSAGLNDGAAAMVLMRKSAAEAAHLPYLATLTGFQEVGIDPALMGYAPKEAIAQVLQKQQLAVSDIDRFELNEAFAAQSVAVTRDLQLPADKVNVNGGAIALGHPLGASGTRIVVTLLHELRRTGQHRGLAAMCIGGGMGMALTLEMR